A part of Melittangium boletus DSM 14713 genomic DNA contains:
- a CDS encoding FHA domain-containing protein, whose amino-acid sequence MSVRLTVKQSSEAGGKSTEHVLDDAIITLGRDKACQVVLAQQAVSRNHARITQEGNLFFLEDLGSAYGTQVNGKPLPKGEKRLLRNGDIIAIAQFDVRFDRVTELPHDVESQKTSFVARNMVKDVMRGLSGGEERYLRVMNGPREGERLEINDASEFIIGRDNSADIVFQDDLISRQHVKVRRDWSGTHVEDLGSRNGIKINHKRASRKLLRDGDELEVGGVRFVYVCPSEAPEEPSEPLPSNMLSPSSRGDSTNSIPVPSVRERARKPAPKPAEPEPEAPPKLEPLEVKEPEKEEPAAVEEPEPEPEPEPEPPPPPPPPVRRQAPPEEELAPERDFRRFIPVVVLGIIGVVALGVFISLFVAT is encoded by the coding sequence ATGAGCGTCAGGCTTACGGTCAAGCAGAGCAGTGAAGCCGGTGGCAAATCCACCGAGCACGTCCTGGATGACGCCATCATCACCCTCGGCCGGGACAAGGCCTGTCAGGTGGTGCTGGCGCAACAGGCGGTGTCGCGCAATCACGCCCGCATCACCCAGGAGGGCAACCTCTTCTTCCTGGAGGACCTGGGCAGCGCGTATGGCACCCAGGTCAACGGCAAGCCCTTGCCCAAGGGAGAGAAGCGGCTCTTGCGCAATGGCGACATCATCGCCATCGCCCAGTTCGACGTCCGCTTCGACCGGGTGACGGAGCTGCCCCACGACGTGGAGTCCCAGAAGACGTCCTTCGTCGCCCGCAACATGGTGAAGGACGTGATGCGGGGGCTGTCCGGAGGCGAGGAGCGCTACCTGCGCGTGATGAACGGCCCTCGCGAGGGCGAGCGCCTGGAGATCAACGACGCGAGCGAGTTCATCATCGGCCGGGACAACTCCGCGGACATCGTCTTCCAGGACGATCTCATCTCCCGGCAGCACGTGAAGGTGCGGCGGGACTGGTCCGGCACGCACGTGGAGGACCTGGGCAGCCGCAACGGCATCAAGATCAACCACAAGCGCGCGTCGCGGAAGCTGTTGCGCGATGGCGACGAGCTGGAGGTGGGCGGCGTCCGTTTCGTCTACGTCTGCCCGTCCGAGGCGCCCGAGGAGCCCTCCGAGCCGCTGCCCTCGAACATGCTGTCGCCGTCGAGCCGGGGCGATTCGACCAATTCGATTCCAGTCCCCTCGGTGCGCGAGCGCGCCCGGAAGCCCGCGCCCAAGCCCGCGGAGCCCGAGCCGGAGGCGCCGCCGAAGCTGGAGCCGCTCGAGGTGAAGGAGCCGGAGAAGGAAGAGCCCGCGGCCGTCGAGGAACCGGAGCCCGAGCCCGAACCGGAACCCGAGCCTCCCCCACCGCCGCCTCCACCCGTCCGCCGGCAGGCACCGCCCGAGGAAGAGCTGGCCCCCGAGCGGGACTTCCGGCGCTTCATCCCGGTGGTGGTGCTGGGCATCATCGGCGTGGTCGCGCTGGGCGTGTTCATCTCCCTGTTCGTCGCCACCTGA
- a CDS encoding tetratricopeptide repeat protein: MRLLRSALALPLLLATGCLKTPPPSDRALVNNELCTQEIAKGNCQQAEVYCDLGLEFSPHYADLWSNKGLIAMCVRDKKKAKEHFIKAIRLNPDQASAHMNLGKLYLDEGSYGKAHDSFEHALKVNPDYLEARYNLGLTFINLKQLDKAEKVFLTLLAVDPNVAQAHHDLGIVHYQQENKDGAAEDFTKAVQLAPNLNADWWNDLGAVLMELSRFEEARQAFGSCVAIDAQHSQCLNNLSIAQRKAALTDSALKEFRDTQKAENTAPSLFALARKYKEQGLLSEEERAYKDCLKLDGKYAACHFGLFQLYSEGQKRQSAEIACKNFLKYGAVDEFPSEMETCEKFLSAQSY, from the coding sequence ATGCGTCTCCTCCGTTCCGCGCTCGCCCTCCCCCTGCTGCTGGCCACCGGCTGTCTCAAGACCCCGCCGCCCTCGGATCGCGCCCTCGTGAACAACGAGCTGTGCACGCAGGAGATCGCCAAGGGCAACTGCCAGCAGGCCGAGGTCTACTGCGACCTGGGCCTCGAGTTCTCGCCCCACTACGCGGACCTGTGGTCGAACAAGGGCCTCATCGCCATGTGCGTGAGGGACAAGAAGAAGGCCAAGGAGCACTTCATCAAGGCCATCCGCCTCAACCCCGACCAGGCCTCGGCCCATATGAACCTGGGCAAGCTGTACCTGGACGAGGGCTCCTACGGAAAGGCGCACGACAGCTTCGAGCACGCGCTCAAGGTGAACCCGGACTACCTCGAGGCCCGCTACAACCTGGGGCTCACCTTCATCAACCTCAAGCAGCTGGACAAGGCGGAGAAGGTCTTCCTCACCCTGCTCGCGGTGGACCCCAACGTGGCCCAGGCGCACCATGACCTGGGCATCGTCCACTACCAGCAGGAGAACAAGGACGGAGCCGCGGAGGACTTCACCAAGGCCGTGCAGCTCGCGCCCAACCTGAACGCGGACTGGTGGAACGACCTGGGCGCGGTGCTGATGGAGCTCAGCCGCTTCGAGGAGGCGCGCCAGGCCTTCGGCAGCTGTGTGGCCATCGACGCCCAGCACTCCCAGTGTCTCAACAACCTGAGCATCGCCCAGCGCAAGGCGGCCCTGACGGACTCGGCGCTCAAGGAGTTCCGCGACACGCAGAAGGCGGAGAACACCGCGCCCTCCCTCTTCGCCCTGGCGCGCAAGTACAAGGAGCAGGGCCTCTTGTCCGAGGAGGAGCGCGCCTACAAGGACTGCCTCAAGCTGGACGGCAAGTACGCGGCCTGCCACTTCGGCCTGTTCCAGCTGTACTCCGAAGGGCAGAAGCGCCAGTCGGCCGAGATCGCCTGCAAGAACTTCCTCAAATATGGCGCGGTGGACGAGTTCCCCTCCGAGATGGAGACGTGCGAGAAGTTCCTCAGCGCGCAGTCCTACTGA